From the genome of Chroicocephalus ridibundus chromosome 1, bChrRid1.1, whole genome shotgun sequence, one region includes:
- the LOC134510166 gene encoding uncharacterized protein LOC134510166 yields the protein MIFDIQEGHRGSAFLLVPARREEPSHPLPGRSKARAGGDALPGQGLARRRHPSPETGTSSRGLRGKPGQAGKAGRAREGAAWRDLREQAASSMFGAEEVCTGPEQERELPATCSGGPSGGSEAKARKSRSSRSSRAGLLFPVSRVDRQLRRGLFAERFGARAPVYLAAVLQCVTHEVMDVAGMICKKSKQKRISPSHLQTALQKCAGLKQLPRGAAVPRRRRRAAPQSPRVASPSKKNTTKGKKRCPRQRAAPARATAAVN from the exons ATGATATTTGATATTCAGGAAG GTCACAGAGGAAGTGCTTTCCTATTGGTGCCCGCCAGGCGAGAGGAGCCCTCACACCCGCTGCCCGGGAGATCCAAGGCCCGAGCAGGTGGGGACGCCCTGCCAGGACAAGGCTTGGCCCGGCGCAGGCACCCGAGCCCGGAGACAGGAACCAGCAGCCGGGGCCTGCGAGGAAAGCCAGGGCAGGCgggcaaggcaggcagggcacgggAAGGCGCGGCGTGGAGAGACCTGCGGGAGCAAGCTGCGAGCAGCATGTTCGGGGCAGAGGAGGTCTGCACGGGGCctgagcaggagagggagctCCCAGCGACATGTTCTGGGGGCCCCTCCGGAGGCAGCGAAGCAAAGGCCAGAAAGAGCCGCTCCTCCCGCTCCTCCCGGGccgggctgctcttccccgtgaGCCGCGTCGACAGGCAGCTGCGCAGAGGCCTCTTTGCTGAGCGCTTTGGAGCCAGGGCCCCCGTCTACCTGGCTGCGGTGCTGCAGTGCGTGACGCACGAGGTCATGGACGTGGCTGGCATGATTTGCAAGAAGAGCAAGCAGAAGCGCATCTCTCCATCGCACTTGCAGACGGCGCTGCAGAAGTGCGCTGGGCTCAAGCAGCTCCCGCGAGGAGCTGCAGTGCCCAGGCGCCGCCGCAGGGCTGCCCCCCAAAGCCCGCGCGTGGCCTCGCCCTCCAAGAAGAACACGACCAAGGGTAAGAAGAGATGCCCCAGGCAAAGGGCTGCACCGGCCCGTGCCACTGCTGCTGTCAactga